The following nucleotide sequence is from Pseudomonas sp. S09G 359.
CCGCCCACCTGTTCGCTGGCCCAGCGCCGGGTGCCGCCGTGGTTGAAGTCGCGGGCGTCGATCACCTCGACCCGCGCGCCGAACTCGCGAAAGCGCGCCACGGTGTCGTCGCTGGAGGCGCTGTCCACCACCAGCATTTCGTCCGGTTGCAGGGTTTGCATCTTCAGCGCCGGCAGCAGTCGCGCCAGGTGGCTGGAGGCGTTACGGGTCGGGATGATCAGGGACGTGCGCATATCATTTGTTCACATCGAGGGCGGGTGCGCGCCCGTAGATGTCGTCGAAGCGCACGATATCGTCTTCGCCCAGGTACTCGCCGCTCTGCACCTCGATCATCACCAGGTCGATGATGCCGGGGTTGGTCAGGCGGTGTTTGTGCCCGGCCGGGATGTAGGTGGATTCGTTGGCGTTGATCAGGAATTCGCGATCGCCATTGGTGATCTGCGCCGCGCCGCTGACCACTACCCAATGCTCGCTGCGGTGGTGGTGCATCTGCAACGACAGCGATGCCTGGGGCTTGACCACGATGCGCTTGATCTTGAAGCGGCTGCTTTCCTCGAGCACGGTGTAGGTGCCCCACGGCCGTGTGACGGTGCGGTGCAGGCTGTACGCCGGATGGTTCTGGCGCTTGAGCTCGGCGACGATGTAGCGCACATCCTGGCTGCGGTTGGCGTCGGCGATCAGCAGGGCGTCGGGGGTGTCGACAATGATCAGGTCGTGCACGCCCACAGCGCCCAACACGCGCTTGGGCGAGTCGATGTAGCAGTTGTGCACGTCATGCAAAATCGCTTCGCCATTGACCTGGTTGCCATGGGCGTCGCTGGGGGTGAGTTGGCGCAGGGCTTCCCAGGAACCAATGTCGCTCCAGCCGATGTCGCAGGGCACCACGGCGACCTGGCTGGACTTCTCCATCAACGCCACGTCGATGGAAATGTCCGGCGCACTGCCAAATGCCTCCGCGTCCAGTTCACGCTGGCGCGACGTTTTGTTTTGCAGGCTCTGGCTGTGCTCAAGTGCGGCGCAGGCAGCTTCCAGCACATCCGGGGCGTGGGTGGCCAGTTCGTCCACCAGCGTGCTGGCCTTGAAGCAGAACATGCCGGCGTTCCACAGGTGCTTGCCGCCGTCCAGGTAGTCTTGGGCAGTGGCCAGGTCGGGCTTTTCGACAAAGCGTTTGACCCGGTTGCCATGGCTCAGTTTTTCGCCTTGTTCGATATAGCCAAAGCCGGTTTCCGGGTGATCAGGCTGGATGCCGAAGGTCACCAGATAGCCGGCCTCGGCCAGGTCGCGGGCCTGGGTCACGGCTGCGGCGAACGCCACTTCGTTGAGGATCAGGTGGTCGGCGGGCATCACCAGCAACGGCGCGTCGTCGCCGAAATGCTCCTGCACATGCAGCGCCGCCACGGCAATCGCCGCTGCGGTGTTGCGGCCGAACGGCTCGAGCAACAGGTCCAGGGGCAGGTGGGCCTTGTTGACCCCTCGGTAGTCATCCAGGGTGCGGAACAGCAGGTCGCGGTTGGTCACCGTCAACACGCTTTCCACGCCGGGCAACTTGGCGGCGCGCTGGAAGGTTTTTTGCAGCAGGCTCTGGCCGTCGCGCATGCGCATGAAGGGCTTGGGCATGTTCTGCCGCGACACCGGCCACAACCGCGTACCCGAACCACCGGAAATGATGCAGGGAATTAATCCGTTGAGTGTGTTCATCAATAGACTTCCTTGGTGGAAAGGACGGCCGGGACCGTCATGAAGACGATGTACAAGTCAAACCACACCGACCATTTGGAGATGTACTCGAGGTCGTACTCGACACGTTTCTGGATCTTGAACAGGGTGTCGGTTTCACCCCGGTAGCCGTTGATCTGCGCCCAGCCGGTGATGCCCGGCTTCACCCGGTGGCGTGAGCTGTATTCGCTCACCGCGACTTCGAAGGGAACGCCTGCCGCTTTGGTCGCCGTGGCATGCGGGCGCGGGCCGACCATGGACATGTTGCCCAGCAGCACGTTGAACAGCTGCGGCAGCTCGTCGATGCTGGTCTTGCGGATAATGCGGCCCACGCCAGTGATGCGCGGGTCCTGGCGGGTGGTCTGGCGTTCGGCGGTGAAGTCACTCTGGTCGGTGTACATCGAGCGGAACTTGAACACGCGGATCTCATTGTCGTTGTAGCCGTAGCGGTTCTGGCGAAACAGCACCGGGCCCTTGGAGTCGAGCTTGATCGCAATCGCGGTGGCCACCATCACCGGCGACAGACACACCAGCGCCACGCTGGCCAGCAGCAAATCCTCCAGGCGCTTGATCACCGGCGACCAACCGCGCAGGGGCAATTGCGAGGTGTTGAACATCAGGATGCCGCCGACGTCGGTGATTTTGCTGTGGCCGTAGCGCAGGGCGGCCATGTCGGGCACCAGCATCACGTTCACCGACATCTGCCGCAGGCGGTTGACCAACCCGTGGATGCGCTGCTCGGCGGCCCAGGGCAGGCAGATCATTACCTGGTTGACCTGCTCGCCGCGGATCAGTTTTTCCAGGTCGCGGGTGTTGCCCAGCAAGGGCAGGTTGCTCAGTTCCTTGGGGATGCGCTCGGTGCGGTCGTCGATGAAGCCGATCAGTCCGGAGCGGATATCGCCGTTGCGTTGCAGGTGGTCGGCGACGTGCACGGCAGTGTCGGTGAACCCGAGGATCACCGTGCGCTGCAGGTATTTGCCGGCGCGCATCAGCTTGCGGTACAGGCGCAGCATTATCAGGCGTTCAAGGCAGAACAAACCCAGGCTGGCGAAGTACCAGGCGACCAGGTTGCGTGGGCTCAATTGCGGGAAAAACTGCAGGATCTGGTACATGAACAGCAGGATGCAGAACGCCGCCGACCAGGCCTTGATCTTGGTTTTCAGGCGCAGGCGGTTGCTGAACAGTTCCTCGGAATAGATCCCCAGGGCCTGGAACAGAATGATGGTCAGGACCGCAAAAAATACCAGCAGTCCCAAGAAGTGGGCGCGCAGCTCGGATTCCAGCGGGTCAATGAAAATCACCAGCACCAGAGGCGGCAGGATGGCAGAGAGGCCATGGATAAACTTGACGAAAACAACAAAGAACTCGACAAAACCGGCACGTGTTAAAAACAAGCTGTCGACGGACGACTTCTCTCGCATAAAACATTCCTCATTGCACTCCAGACTCTGCTGTTCGCGTGTTTGTTCAATAAGGCAGTGGCTGCTTTAGAGGACACTTCGAACCAGGGCTACTCTGGGTAATACGCAACTATCAATCCAAATGCATAAACCAAACAAAGCTATCCATTTGAAGGGAATCTGCGGGGTAGTGGCTGAAGGAGTGTTCCTTTTGTGTGTTAGTCAACGAATTGACGATGGTGCGGAGGCGGCATACTAGACAGGTTAATCAGTCTCTTTAGCGGCATTTTATTGACTTTCCTTGTCCGAACACTCGGTGAATGGGTGTGTTTTTGAGTGTAGGAACAAATATCAAATTTTTCCTGCTTAAAGGAAAAACCTTTTTCGAAAGGGGCTGGGAAAGGGGGACAAAGAGGCGGTGGCAGAGCGCACTAAGTGCCCTGCCACACGGGGTTTGGGGGGATCAGAAGTTGCCTTTCAAACTAACTGTGAAATTACGCGGTTCACCATAAAAGTTGCCCCATGCGGCTGTTCCGACGGTGCTGTAGTAGCTTTTATCGAACAAATTGTTGCCGTTGAGCGCCACGCTCCAGGTGTCATCGATGCGGTAGCCCAGGCGTGCATTCCAGGTTGCATAACCGGCCTGTTCCAGCTTGATGGTTTGCACGCGGTAGTTGCTGCTCTGGGCATTGACCCCGGCGCCCACGCTCCATTTCGACAGGGCGCCGTCGAGCTGGTAATCGCCCCACATCCGCAGCATGTGGCGCGGTACGTAGGTGTTGGAGCTGCCGCCTTCAATGGCGCTGTCGATGTTCTTCAACGACTTGGTCTGGGTGTAGGTGTAGCCGCCGGAGACCTGCAGGCGTTCGAGCACTTCGCCGCTGATTTCGGCTTCTACGCCCTGGGCGCGGACCTTGCCGGTGTCGGTGTAGCAATAGCCATCGGCGGAGGTTGCGCAGAAGCTGGTGTAGTCGGTTTCGGCGCCGTTTTCCTCGATGGCACGGAACAGTGCGAGGGAGCTGTTGAGGCGCCCGTCGAACCATTCGCCCTTGATGCCCAGCTCATAGTTGTTGCCGATTTTCGGCTTGAGTGCCGCGCCATCTGCCGTGGCGTATGAGCTTTGCGGCTGGAAGATATCGGCGTAGCTGGCGTACACCGAAAGGTGCTCGTCGAGGTCATAGATCAATGCGGCAAACGGTGTGACCTCGCCGGTTTCCTTGGTGCGCGCGTCTTGCACGGCCCATTCGCCCCAGGCCAGGTTATTCGACTGGCGCCGGTTCTCGTACCAGCTCACGCGGCTGCCGACAATGAACATCAACGGTTCGGCCAGGCGCAGGCGCAAGGTGGCGTAGGTGCCGTATTGGGTGGCGGTTTCCTTGACCGTGCCGCCGCGGTACATGTTCGGCCAGAAGGTGCTGTTGGCCGGTTCCGGGAAGTGGTGGTTGGGTTGGTAGATGCTCTGGCGCGTGGGCAGGTTCTGGATCGCGTAGATGTCGTCCTGGGTGCCACGGCTGCCGTTGGCGCCGAGGATCAACTCGTGCTCAAGGCCAAAGGCCTGGAATTTGCCGTCGACGTAGGCGTCGAGGCCGTAGTCCCGGTGGTCGTAGTCCATCAGTGCAGCGTAGGAATTGGCCGTGGGCGCCGGGTTGCCATAGGCGATGGTGCCTTCGCTGGCGGCGTATTTGGTGTCTTGGCGGTTACTGCTGTGCACCGCCGCCGCCTTGAATTTCCAATCTTCGTTGAACTGGTGGGTAAGGTCGGCGAAGTAGGTGGTGCGTCGGCTTTGCCAGTCGTTCCAGGATTGGCCCAGGCAGGTGGAACGGCTGAGGTTGGCGCTTTTGCCGTCGGCGTAGCGCGGTATGCCGCCCCAGCAGGGGCTGGCGTCGACGTCTTCGTAGCTGGCGCCAACGCCCAGGGTGGTGTCGGGGCTGAGGTCGAAGTCCAGGGCGCCGTAGTACGCCTGGTCCTTGCGCTTTTGAACGTCCATGAACGAGCCGCGATCCTGCTGGCTGATCGCCACGCGGCCGCGCACGGTGCCACTCTCATTCAGCGCGCCGCCGGTGTCGACGTCGGCGCGGTAGTTGTCCCAGGTGCCGGCGGACAGCGACAGGCTGGTGGTGGGCTTGGCCTGGGGCCGCTTGCGCACGAAATTTACCGCACCGCTGGCGGTGCCAGCCCCCTTGAGCATGCCGGCCGCGCCCTTGAGCACCTCGACACGGTCGTAGATCGCCATGTTGGCGCTGAAACTGTCGGCCTGTACGTAGTCCTTGCCCATGTCCAGGGGCACGCCGTCGTACTGGTACTGGCCGAGCATCTTGAAACCACGCGAATAGAAGTACTTGCCGCCCATAGGCGAGGCGTAGCTGGTGATCCCCGGGGTGTGTTCCATCACGTCTTCGATGGTGGTGAGGTTCTGGTCGTCCATCAACTGGCGGGTCATCACGCTGACCGACTGCGGCGTTTCCCGCAGGCTGTGTTCGCCTTTGCCGATGGTGACGGCGCCGGTGGTGTAGGAACCGGTGCCGTCAGTGGTTGCCCCCAGGCGATCACCGGTGACCAGGGTGGCGCCCAGGTTCAGCGTGCCGCTGTCCGCCACTTGCGGTAGCAGCAGCCAGGTGCTGTTGCCCTGGCGCTGGGCCTGCAGGCCCTGGCCGCGCAGCAACTGGCCGAGCGCCTGTTCGCGGTCGAAGCGGCCGTTGAGGCCCTGGCTGGTCTTGCCGGCGACGCTGGTGGCGTCGTACGACAGGCTGACGCCGGCCTGGCGGGCGAACTGGTCCAGTGCAGTGGCCAGGGCGCCGGCGGCGATGTTCCAGTCGCGGGCTTGCGTGTCACTGGCCGGCTCGGCCTGCGCGGCCAATGGCACCACGCCACCGCCCAGGCAGGCGCCGAGCAAGGCGGCCTGCACCGCGCGTTTAAGAGGGGAACGTTGGGAAGGGAACGCTTGCATGACCGCGGGGTGCTCCTGAAAGGAAGTGGACAGAACCGGCCTGTTGATCGGCCTTTCCTTACAGGTCGAGCGGCAATGAGAATTCACCTCATTTATTTTTCGATTAGTTAAACGCGAGGTGAAACGGTCACCCAATAACGGCTGCGGTAGGTCACATCGACCTTGAGCGATTGCGCCACAAGGCCCAGCACCTGATCGGTGTCGTCCAACTGATAGGTGCCCGATACACGCAAGCCGGCCACCGCCGCGCTGCACCGCACCAAGCCATTACGATAACGGCCCAGCTCGGCGAGGAAGTCATCCAGGCGCATGTTGTGGGCGCTGATCACGCCGTCGCTCCAGCCCCAGGGGTCGAGGCCATTGGCGATGGGCGGGCGGACGCCGCTGCGGTCGAACAGCACCTGTTCGCCGGGCTTGATCAGTTGCCGCGCCGTGGCGTCATGGCTGTCGGCAAACAGCGCCACGCTGCCCTGTTGCACCGCGAGAGAGGTGCCCTGGGCTTCTTCGCGCACCAGCAAGCGCGTGCCGAGGGCGCGCAGGTAACCGTCGCGGGTTTGGACCCAGAAGGGGCGGCTGTCAGCGCCCGTGTCCAGCAGTATTTCACCGTGGTGCAGGTGCACCAGGCGCCGTTCCTGGGTGAATGCGGTGTCGATGGCGCTGGCGCTGTTGAGCTGGATTTTGCTGCCGTCGTTCAAGGCCAGCCAGCGCCGTTCGCCGGTGGCGGTGCGGTAGTCGGCGATCAAGCCGGGTAGGGGCGTGTAGTCGCGGCCCAGCCAGGTCAATCCCGCCGCACCCGCTACCAGCCCGAGCAGCTTCAAGCCATCACGGCGGCTGATGCGTTGGCGTGCACCGTGCAGGGCATGGCGCCCGACCTGGGGCGGCAACTGGCTGAAATCGTCATTCATGCTCGCCACCCGCTGCCATACCTGCTGGTGCTCGGCGCTGGTGTGCAACCAGCGATCAAAGGCGGCGGTGCTGGCGTCGTCGGCGATGTTAAAGCGCAGCGTGATCATCCACTGGATGGCCTGGTCGACCAGGCGCGGGTCATAGTTCGGCATAGCGCAACCGATAGCAGGCGTGCAGCGCCTTGGACAAGTCACGCTCCACGGTGGCCTTTGAGACGCCGAGGCGCTTGGCGATCTGCGCGCAGGTCAGGCCGTCCAGTTGTGCCAGCAGGAAGGCTTCGCGTACCCGTGGTTTGAGCTGATCGAGCAGGCGGTCGATGCGTTCCAGGCTGTCGAGGATCAGCAGTCGGGTTTCCTCGGACGGCACCTCGACCTGCGGGAAATGCGCGAGGCTGTCGAGGTAGGCGCGCTCCAGCTCGCGGCGCCGGTATTGGTCGATCATCAGGCTGCGCGCGATGCTGCTCAGGTAGGCCCGCGGTTGCTGCAAGGCCTGCTGCTTGCGCGCATTGAGCAGGCGCACGAAGGTTTCCTGCGCCAGGTCGGCGGCGTGTTCACGGCAGCCGGTACGCCGGCTCAGCCAGCCGCGCAGCCAGGAGGAATGGGTATGGTACAGCTGGCCGATGGCGGCATGATCCAGTGGGTGGTCGCTCGACATGGGCATCCTGGCGCAGCAGTCTTAATTGATAATGTTTCGCATTCTAGACGTTGGCTGTGGGAATGAGCAATTCCGGCGAACAATGTATCCAGCACAATTTTTTGTTGGCCTGGGGCCTGCGGATTAATCTGCGGGTTTGCCCTGCGGAGCGTTTGAGCATGATCGACCTTGCGACCCTGGCGGTGTTTTCAGGTGCGGTGTTACTGCTGTTGTTATCGCCGGGGCCGAATATGGCGTTTGTGATCAGCCATGGCGTGACCCATGGCTGGCGAGGCGGGGTGGCGTCGGCCTTGGGTATCGGCGTGGCGGACCTGCTGCTGACGCTGTTGACTGCCACCGGGGTGACAGCATTGGTGGCCAGTTGGCCGCCGTCTTTTGATTTGATCCGCTATGCGGGGGTGGTCTATCTGTTGTGGCTTGCGTTCAAGACCGTGCAGAAACGCTCTGGCCTGGACACGGCTGACGTCAGCCGAATACCCCTGGGCCGGGTATTTTGGCAAGCCATGTTGAACAGTTTGCTGAACCCCAAGGCGTTGTTGTTTTTTTGGTATTCCTGCCGCAATTTGTGCGGCCTGAGGCCGGGGCCATAGCCACGCAACTGATGGTGCTAGGCGCGGTGCTGACGTTGATTGCAGGGCTGTTCCACATGCTGTTGGGAGTTTTTGGTGGTGCGCTGAGCCGATTCTTTGCGACGCGCTCACAAGGTGCCTTGCTACAAAAATGGGGCCTGGCGACGGTGTTGACCTTGCTGGCCGTGCGCTTGGCGTTGATGTCGCGCCCCACCTGATTGCTTTTTTGTGGCGAGCGCATTTCTGTAGCAAGCCCGCTTGTTGTGGCGAGCGGGCTTGCCCGCGTTGGGCTGCGTAGCAGCCCCCATCAGATTCACCGCGTTCCTTCAGGAATTACGCGGCGTCAGGTTTTAGGGCCGCTGCGCGCCCCAACGCGGGCAAGCCCGCTCGCCACAGGTATTCACCGCGGGCCTTAGCGACTCCAGCGTGCGCTTGACGGAGATGCTGCGCCCCAACTGATTGCCTGTGTGGCAAGCCCGCTCGCCACAGGCCCGTGATCTCGCCGCGGGCTTTAGCGACTCCAGCGTGCGCTTGGCGGCGATGCCGCGCCCCAATTGATTGCTTGTTGTGGCGAGCGGGCTTGCCCGCGTTGGGCTGCGTAGCAGCCCCATCAGATTCACCGTGTTCCTTCAGGAATTACGCGGGGTCCGGTTTTGGGGCCGCTGCGCGCCCCAACGCGGGCAAGCCCGCTCATCACACAAGCTTGTTCGCCACGGGTATTGCGGTGTGTCAGCCCAACCGTGCAGCCGCCCGTGCGGTGATCTCGCCGCGGACTTTACGCGACTCCAACGTGCGCTTTTTGGCCTCTTCCAGCACATGCGCAGGCGCCGTCTCTGGGCTGCCGGAGTTGAACGGCGGCGCCGGCGCATATTCGATCTGCAACTGCACCAGTTGCGCCGCCGCTTCGCTGTACAGCTCGGCCGCCAGGGTCAGCGCGAAGTCGATGCCGGCGGTGATGCCGCCACCGGTGAACAGGTTGCCGTCGCGCACCACGCGGTCCTGTACCGGGATGGCGCCGAGCGGGGCGAGCATGTCGTGGTAGGCCCAGTGGGTTGTGGCCTTGCGGCCGCGCAGCAAGCCCGCCGCGCCGAGTACCAGCGAGCCGGTGCACACTGAGGTCACGTAGCGCGCGGTGTGTGCCTGGGCCTTGAGGAAGTCCAGGGTCTGCACATCTTCCATCAGCGCGCCGACGCCGGAACCGCCGGGCACGCAGATCACATCCAGGTTCGGGCAGTCGGCATAGGTGGTGGTCGGGGTGAACACCAGGCCGGTGCTGGAAGTAACGGGCGCGAGGTCTTTCCACACCAGGTGCAACTTCACGTCCGGCAGCGAACCGAGCACGTCATAGGGGCCGGTCAGGTCCAGTTGCTGGATGCCGGGGAACAACAGAAAGCCGATCTGCAAGGTCATGAATGAAACTCCAATAAAGGGGTGGACGGCTTCACTCTAGAGGCCTAGGCTTTGGCGAGTACGCCATTGAACCCACAAATCACGCCAATCATGCCCAGACTGATCCACGTGCTTGCTTTCGATAATGCCCAGGTGCTCGACGTGACCGGGCCGTTGCAGGTCTTCGCCTCGGCCAATGACCTGGCGCGCCAGCGCGGTTTGCCGCTGCCTTACGCCGTCAACGTGATCGCCGACCAGGCCGAGCCGGTGATGACCTCCGCCGGCCTGGCGCTGGTGGCGCAGCCGTTGCCCGCCGCCGATGCGCCCTGTGACACCTTGGTCATCGCCGGCGGCTGGGGCGTGTATGGCGCTGCCGAAGACCTGTCGTTGGTGGACTGGGTGCGCGAAAAAGCCCGGCACTCGCGGCGCATGACCTCGGTGTGCACCGGCGCCTTCCTGCTCGCTGCCAGCGGTTTGCTCGATGGCTGCCGCGTCGCCACCCACTGGACCCGTTGCGAAGAACTTGCGCACAAGTTTCCCGCGCTGACGGTGGAAGCCAACCCGATCTTTATCCAGCAAGGCTCGGTGTGGACCTCCGCCGGTGTCACCGCCGGCATCGACCTGTGCCTGGCTCTGGTCGAGGAAGACCTGGGCCGCGCCGTGGCTCTGGAAGTGGCGCGGCACCTGGTGGTGTTCCTCAAGCGCCCCGGTGGCCAGTCGCAGTTCAGCGTGACCCTGGCCCTGCAAAAGGGCGGCAGCCGCTTCGCCGAATTGCACGCCTGGGTCGCCGAAAACCTCACCCTCGACCTGAGCATTGCAACCCTGGCCGCCCAGGCGGGCATGAGCGAGCGCAGCTTCGTGCGCCACTACCGCGCCGAAACCGGCCAGACCCCCGCGCGCGCCGTTGAACTGATCCGCGTGGAAACCGCGCGCCGCCAGTTGGCGGACAGCACGGCATCAATCAAGCGCATCGCCGTGCAGTGCGGTTTCGGCTGTGAAGAGACCTTGCGCCGCAGCTTTGTGCGCGCCCTGGAAGTTACGCCCCAGGCCTACCGCGAGCGCTTCTGCGAGCCGGTTTAAACGAAAACGTACACAGTTGAACCAAGGTGCTATGTTGCCTGACTACCTGCCGCAGTCAGCTCTCAGTACTGCGCCGCTACTCCCTCCGCCCCCCGGCGTGACATTGCCCATGAAACCATTGACTGCCACCGGCGCCGACCTCAGGGACGACTGCGCCAGCGAGCCTATTCATATTCCTGGCGCGATCCAGCCCCATGGCGTGTTGTTGACCCTCAGCGAGCCGACACTGGTGGTGCTGCAGGCCAGCGCCAACATCAATACCGAACTGGGCCTGGGCACCGCGTCGGTGACCGGCCAGGCGCTGGGCAGCTTGATTGGCGAAGCGGCGCTGGCCCAGGTGCGGCTGGCCCTTGCGGACCTGGATGCGGATGAGGACGAGCAGCATCAAGTCACCCTAAAAGGTGCGCTGTACGACGCCTTGCTGCACCGCCACCAAGGGCTGTTGTTTCTGGAGCTGGAGCGCGCCGTGATACCCCAGCATGCGGCAGCCCTGCACGTCGCCCGCACCTTGCGCCGCCTGCAATCAGCGAAGACCCTCGATGGGCTGTACCAGATCTGTGTCACTGAAATCCGTGCATTGACCGGCTATGACCGGGTCACCCTGTACCGTTTCGAACAGGAAGGGCACGGCAAGGTGATCGGCGAATCCCTGAGCGACGGCATGCAGCCTTACCTGGGCTTGTGTTTCCCGGCGTCGGACATCCCGCCCCAGGCCCGCGAACTCTACCGGCTGAACTGGATCCGTGTGATTCCCGACGCTGTCTATACGCCGGTGCCGATCCTGCCGGCCCTGCGCCCGGATACCGGCCAGGCTCTGGACCTCAGCTTCGCGGTGCTGCGCAGTGTCTCGCCGGTGCACTGCCATTACTTGAAAAACATGGGCGTGCGCTCCTCGATGAGCATCTCCTTGATCAAGGATGACCAGCTCTGGGGCCTGATCACCTGTGGCCACCGCGAGCCTTTGCGCGTGCCCCATGAGTTACGCACGGCCTGCACCAGCGTCGGCCAGTTCCTGTCGATGCAGATCACCTTGCTTCAGGAGCAGGAGGCGCGGCGTCAGCAGTTGGAAAAGACCGTCATGATCGAGGCGTTGGCCAGCGCCATGGCGTTGGACACCTGCGATGTGATGGAGAGCTTGCGCCCGCACGCCCAGACGTTACTGGACCTGACGGCGGCAAGCGGGCTGGCGATTCTGGTGGAAGAGCGTTTGCATCGCTTTGGCGTGTGCCCCGGCGAAGATGAAATTCGCGCCCTCTACCCCTGGATCCGGCAACAGGAAAAAGGTGTGGTTGCCAGTCACCAACTGGGCGCGGACTTTGCGCCGGCCGCTGCCTATGAAGGCATCGCCAGTGGCCTGTTGGCATTTCGCCTGCCTAAGCCGGTGGACAACGCGGTGATGTGGTTCCGTCCCGAGGTGAAGACGACGGTGCATTGGAGCGGTGAGCCGATAAAATCCCGCGAAGCCGGCACCGCTTCACTGAGCCCGCGCCAGTCGTTTGAATTGTGGAAGCAGCAAGTCGACGGCAAGGCGCAGCAGTGGTCGACCTCGGAAATACTCGCGGTGGAGAGCCTGCGCCGTAACGCCCTCGAGCATGACCTGGCGCGCCAGGTGCAGCGCGAGCATGCCGCCGTGCGCGCACGGGATGAGCTGGTGGCGGTGGTGTCCCATGACCTGCGCAGCCCGTTGACCATCCTGCTGATGCAATGCGGCATGATGCGCAAGTTGGTGCCCGCCGAAGAAACCCAGGCCAACCGGCGCCTGACCACGGCGATTGAAACCATGCAGACCGCCACGTCGCGCATGAATACGTTGCTCGAAGACCTGATCGATATTTCGCGCATCGAGGCCGGGCACTATCGGGTGGCCCTGCAACCGCTGGAGGTAGACGCGACCCTCGACCAACTCGGCTTGATGTGGCACCCGCTGGCGGCGGCCAAGGGCATCAATCTGACGTGGCGCGCGCAGCCGCAGTTGCGTATCCAGGCCGACCCGGAGCGGTTGTTCCAGGTGTTTTCCAACCTGCTCGGCAATGCCCTCAAGTTCACCGGCCTGGGGGGCGCCATCGAAGTGATCGCTCAAGCGGCAGA
It contains:
- a CDS encoding mannose-1-phosphate guanylyltransferase/mannose-6-phosphate isomerase encodes the protein MNTLNGLIPCIISGGSGTRLWPVSRQNMPKPFMRMRDGQSLLQKTFQRAAKLPGVESVLTVTNRDLLFRTLDDYRGVNKAHLPLDLLLEPFGRNTAAAIAVAALHVQEHFGDDAPLLVMPADHLILNEVAFAAAVTQARDLAEAGYLVTFGIQPDHPETGFGYIEQGEKLSHGNRVKRFVEKPDLATAQDYLDGGKHLWNAGMFCFKASTLVDELATHAPDVLEAACAALEHSQSLQNKTSRQRELDAEAFGSAPDISIDVALMEKSSQVAVVPCDIGWSDIGSWEALRQLTPSDAHGNQVNGEAILHDVHNCYIDSPKRVLGAVGVHDLIIVDTPDALLIADANRSQDVRYIVAELKRQNHPAYSLHRTVTRPWGTYTVLEESSRFKIKRIVVKPQASLSLQMHHHRSEHWVVVSGAAQITNGDREFLINANESTYIPAGHKHRLTNPGIIDLVMIEVQSGEYLGEDDIVRFDDIYGRAPALDVNK
- a CDS encoding undecaprenyl-phosphate glucose phosphotransferase; protein product: MREKSSVDSLFLTRAGFVEFFVVFVKFIHGLSAILPPLVLVIFIDPLESELRAHFLGLLVFFAVLTIILFQALGIYSEELFSNRLRLKTKIKAWSAAFCILLFMYQILQFFPQLSPRNLVAWYFASLGLFCLERLIMLRLYRKLMRAGKYLQRTVILGFTDTAVHVADHLQRNGDIRSGLIGFIDDRTERIPKELSNLPLLGNTRDLEKLIRGEQVNQVMICLPWAAEQRIHGLVNRLRQMSVNVMLVPDMAALRYGHSKITDVGGILMFNTSQLPLRGWSPVIKRLEDLLLASVALVCLSPVMVATAIAIKLDSKGPVLFRQNRYGYNDNEIRVFKFRSMYTDQSDFTAERQTTRQDPRITGVGRIIRKTSIDELPQLFNVLLGNMSMVGPRPHATATKAAGVPFEVAVSEYSSRHRVKPGITGWAQINGYRGETDTLFKIQKRVEYDLEYISKWSVWFDLYIVFMTVPAVLSTKEVY
- a CDS encoding TonB-dependent siderophore receptor; its protein translation is MQAFPSQRSPLKRAVQAALLGACLGGGVVPLAAQAEPASDTQARDWNIAAGALATALDQFARQAGVSLSYDATSVAGKTSQGLNGRFDREQALGQLLRGQGLQAQRQGNSTWLLLPQVADSGTLNLGATLVTGDRLGATTDGTGSYTTGAVTIGKGEHSLRETPQSVSVMTRQLMDDQNLTTIEDVMEHTPGITSYASPMGGKYFYSRGFKMLGQYQYDGVPLDMGKDYVQADSFSANMAIYDRVEVLKGAAGMLKGAGTASGAVNFVRKRPQAKPTTSLSLSAGTWDNYRADVDTGGALNESGTVRGRVAISQQDRGSFMDVQKRKDQAYYGALDFDLSPDTTLGVGASYEDVDASPCWGGIPRYADGKSANLSRSTCLGQSWNDWQSRRTTYFADLTHQFNEDWKFKAAAVHSSNRQDTKYAASEGTIAYGNPAPTANSYAALMDYDHRDYGLDAYVDGKFQAFGLEHELILGANGSRGTQDDIYAIQNLPTRQSIYQPNHHFPEPANSTFWPNMYRGGTVKETATQYGTYATLRLRLAEPLMFIVGSRVSWYENRRQSNNLAWGEWAVQDARTKETGEVTPFAALIYDLDEHLSVYASYADIFQPQSSYATADGAALKPKIGNNYELGIKGEWFDGRLNSSLALFRAIEENGAETDYTSFCATSADGYCYTDTGKVRAQGVEAEISGEVLERLQVSGGYTYTQTKSLKNIDSAIEGGSSNTYVPRHMLRMWGDYQLDGALSKWSVGAGVNAQSSNYRVQTIKLEQAGYATWNARLGYRIDDTWSVALNGNNLFDKSYYSTVGTAAWGNFYGEPRNFTVSLKGNF
- a CDS encoding FecR domain-containing protein, which codes for MPNYDPRLVDQAIQWMITLRFNIADDASTAAFDRWLHTSAEHQQVWQRVASMNDDFSQLPPQVGRHALHGARQRISRRDGLKLLGLVAGAAGLTWLGRDYTPLPGLIADYRTATGERRWLALNDGSKIQLNSASAIDTAFTQERRLVHLHHGEILLDTGADSRPFWVQTRDGYLRALGTRLLVREEAQGTSLAVQQGSVALFADSHDATARQLIKPGEQVLFDRSGVRPPIANGLDPWGWSDGVISAHNMRLDDFLAELGRYRNGLVRCSAAVAGLRVSGTYQLDDTDQVLGLVAQSLKVDVTYRSRYWVTVSPRV
- a CDS encoding sigma-70 family RNA polymerase sigma factor; translation: MSSDHPLDHAAIGQLYHTHSSWLRGWLSRRTGCREHAADLAQETFVRLLNARKQQALQQPRAYLSSIARSLMIDQYRRRELERAYLDSLAHFPQVEVPSEETRLLILDSLERIDRLLDQLKPRVREAFLLAQLDGLTCAQIAKRLGVSKATVERDLSKALHACYRLRYAEL
- the inhA gene encoding isonitrile hydratase, which produces MTLQIGFLLFPGIQQLDLTGPYDVLGSLPDVKLHLVWKDLAPVTSSTGLVFTPTTTYADCPNLDVICVPGGSGVGALMEDVQTLDFLKAQAHTARYVTSVCTGSLVLGAAGLLRGRKATTHWAYHDMLAPLGAIPVQDRVVRDGNLFTGGGITAGIDFALTLAAELYSEAAAQLVQLQIEYAPAPPFNSGSPETAPAHVLEEAKKRTLESRKVRGEITARAAARLG
- a CDS encoding GlxA family transcriptional regulator, which translates into the protein MPRLIHVLAFDNAQVLDVTGPLQVFASANDLARQRGLPLPYAVNVIADQAEPVMTSAGLALVAQPLPAADAPCDTLVIAGGWGVYGAAEDLSLVDWVREKARHSRRMTSVCTGAFLLAASGLLDGCRVATHWTRCEELAHKFPALTVEANPIFIQQGSVWTSAGVTAGIDLCLALVEEDLGRAVALEVARHLVVFLKRPGGQSQFSVTLALQKGGSRFAELHAWVAENLTLDLSIATLAAQAGMSERSFVRHYRAETGQTPARAVELIRVETARRQLADSTASIKRIAVQCGFGCEETLRRSFVRALEVTPQAYRERFCEPV